From a single Collibacillus ludicampi genomic region:
- a CDS encoding radical SAM protein, whose product MNIVYADKEGQIFDDPALAPLGRTGNMLTDILEEELIPLPEGATLVSLPGTKAVGIDKKTGETVVMPGDVSAVGALLPQGYTRLLLPGYVKREGAEPLPLFGYTAVVWHKNRFYVAADATDALRERWNPLNYPDVEKHVNKMLDAYGENRIYQHLSHCSLVYGCLTSQNTFLQRYEGALPVSSTCNAGCVGCISEQPEESSFPSPQVRMKFKPTVDEMVEVMVNHLQAAEDGIISFGQGCEGEPSTRGRDIAEAIRRTRAITDRGFININTNAGLTPMIREIVDAGLDLMRISTISAIPEHYNAYYRPRGYGVEDVAASAKYASDKGVYVSINYLVFPGVTDREEEIEAMIDFINKNGIRLIQMRNLNIDPEYYLTHIPKPKGDILGMKTMMDIFRAECPHTEIGSFTHVPPVEFRRKKVM is encoded by the coding sequence GTGAACATCGTTTATGCAGATAAAGAGGGCCAGATCTTTGATGATCCTGCTCTTGCGCCCTTGGGGCGTACAGGGAATATGCTGACAGACATCCTTGAAGAAGAATTAATACCTTTACCCGAGGGAGCCACCCTGGTTTCGCTTCCAGGAACCAAGGCCGTCGGAATCGATAAGAAAACAGGAGAGACGGTAGTGATGCCCGGGGATGTGTCCGCTGTGGGCGCATTGCTTCCACAAGGGTATACACGACTCTTACTGCCCGGCTATGTGAAGCGCGAAGGGGCGGAACCGCTTCCCTTATTCGGTTATACAGCCGTCGTGTGGCACAAGAATCGTTTCTATGTGGCTGCGGATGCCACTGATGCACTGAGGGAAAGGTGGAATCCGTTGAATTATCCCGATGTGGAAAAGCATGTGAACAAGATGCTGGATGCTTATGGCGAGAATCGGATTTACCAGCATTTGAGCCACTGCTCACTCGTCTACGGCTGTTTGACGTCTCAAAATACATTTTTGCAACGCTATGAAGGCGCTTTGCCCGTGTCGTCAACCTGTAATGCAGGCTGCGTCGGATGTATCTCCGAACAGCCGGAAGAATCCTCGTTCCCATCCCCGCAAGTGCGCATGAAGTTTAAGCCAACAGTGGATGAAATGGTTGAAGTGATGGTCAACCATCTGCAAGCGGCAGAAGACGGGATCATTTCTTTCGGACAAGGATGTGAAGGAGAGCCGTCCACTCGGGGACGTGATATTGCCGAGGCGATCCGGCGGACGAGGGCAATCACGGATCGCGGGTTTATTAACATCAATACAAATGCGGGACTCACACCCATGATTCGGGAAATTGTCGATGCAGGGCTGGATTTGATGCGTATCTCCACGATTTCGGCGATTCCCGAACATTACAACGCTTATTATCGCCCGCGCGGCTACGGCGTTGAAGATGTGGCCGCATCGGCCAAGTATGCTTCGGACAAAGGCGTCTATGTATCGATCAACTACCTTGTGTTTCCGGGTGTCACAGACCGTGAAGAAGAGATCGAAGCGATGATCGATTTTATCAACAAGAACGGGATCCGCTTGATTCAGATGCGGAACCTGAACATCGATCCGGAATACTATCTGACGCATATCCCGAAACCGAAAGGGGATATTCTCGGCATGAAAACGATGATGGATATCTTCCGCGCCGAATGCCCCCATACGGAAATCGGTTCCTTCACACATGTACCGCCAGTAGAGTTTCGCAGAAAGAAAGTCATGTAG
- the rho gene encoding transcription termination factor Rho: MHISELEAKKLTELYKLAKEYQIPYYGTLKKKELIFAILRARAEREGYMFMEGVLEIMPDGYGFLRPIGYLPSGDDIYVAASQIRRFDLRTGDKVSGKVRPPKENERYFGLLQVEAVNGVAPEVAAERVHFPALTPLFPQKKLVMETTSENLSTRIIDLLAPVGLGQRGLIVAPPKAGKTLLLKQIANSISTNYPDIELFVLLIDERPEEVTDMQRSVRGEVIASTFDEVPENHIKVAELVLERAMRLVEHGRDVVILLDSITRLARAYNLVIPPSGRTLSGGIDPAAFHRPKRFFGAARNIEEGGSLTILATALVETGSRMDDVIYEEFKGTGNMELHLDRRLAEKRIFPAIDIRKSGTRREELLLTPEELDKIWALRKAMSDDPNFTDIFLKKLKETKTNEEFLATLEGMKEGRELSKSR; encoded by the coding sequence TTGCACATTTCTGAATTGGAAGCCAAAAAATTGACAGAGCTCTATAAACTCGCGAAAGAATATCAGATCCCTTACTACGGGACGCTGAAGAAGAAGGAATTGATCTTCGCGATCCTCCGGGCGAGAGCGGAGCGAGAAGGCTATATGTTTATGGAAGGCGTTCTCGAAATCATGCCGGATGGATACGGGTTTCTCCGCCCGATCGGATATCTCCCAAGCGGTGATGACATTTATGTTGCGGCTTCGCAGATTCGACGCTTTGACCTGCGAACGGGTGACAAAGTCTCAGGAAAAGTGAGACCGCCGAAGGAAAACGAACGATACTTCGGATTGTTGCAAGTGGAAGCCGTGAATGGCGTAGCCCCGGAAGTGGCGGCGGAACGAGTGCATTTTCCAGCCTTGACCCCATTGTTTCCACAAAAGAAATTGGTCATGGAAACCACGTCGGAAAACCTCTCCACTCGGATTATTGATTTGCTAGCACCTGTTGGCCTCGGTCAGCGCGGTTTGATTGTAGCTCCTCCTAAAGCCGGTAAAACCCTCTTGCTCAAACAGATTGCTAACTCGATTTCCACGAATTATCCCGATATTGAACTTTTCGTGCTGCTGATTGATGAACGGCCTGAAGAAGTGACCGATATGCAACGCTCGGTGCGTGGAGAAGTCATCGCATCGACATTTGACGAGGTTCCTGAAAACCATATTAAAGTAGCGGAACTGGTGCTTGAGAGGGCGATGCGCCTTGTGGAACACGGGCGGGATGTGGTCATTTTGCTCGACTCGATCACGCGGCTTGCTCGGGCGTATAACCTTGTGATTCCTCCATCGGGACGCACCTTGTCGGGGGGGATTGATCCGGCCGCTTTCCACCGTCCGAAACGATTCTTCGGTGCGGCTAGAAATATTGAGGAGGGCGGATCCCTGACCATCCTCGCGACTGCATTGGTGGAAACGGGTTCACGCATGGATGATGTGATCTACGAAGAATTTAAAGGCACCGGAAACATGGAGCTGCATCTGGATCGGCGTCTGGCAGAGAAGCGGATTTTTCCGGCGATCGATATTCGCAAATCGGGTACGCGGCGTGAAGAATTGCTGCTAACGCCGGAAGAACTGGATAAGATCTGGGCTCTGCGCAAAGCAATGAGCGATGACCCGAACTTTACCGATATCTTCCTAAAGAAGTTGAAAGAAACAAAGACAAACGAGGAGTTCCTTGCTACACTGGAGGGCATGAAGGAAGGCCGCGAGTTGTCAAAATCGCGGTAG